In the Lampris incognitus isolate fLamInc1 chromosome 11, fLamInc1.hap2, whole genome shotgun sequence genome, one interval contains:
- the bbs5 gene encoding Bardet-Biedl syndrome 5 protein homolog, whose protein sequence is MASVLDALWEDRDVRFDITAQQMKTRPGEILIDCLDSIEDTKGNNGDRGRLLVTNLRIIWHSLALPRVNLSVGYNSIINITTRTANSKLRGQTEALYILTKSNNTRFEFIFTNVVPGSPRLFTSVIAVHRAYETSKMYRDLKLRGALIQNKQLRLLPQEQVYDKINGVWNLSSDQGNLGTFFISNVRIVWHANMNESFNVSIPYLQIRSIRIRDSKFGLALVIESSQQTGGYVLGFKIDPIDKLQDAVKEINSLHKVFSVNPIFGVDYEMEEKPQPLDELTVEQPFDDVEIEPDEQTDAFTAYFADGNKQQDREPVFSEELGIAIEKLKEGFTLQGLWEVMG, encoded by the exons ATGGCCTCCGTTTTAGATGCTCTTTGGGAAGACAGAGACGTCAGATTTGATATAACGGCACA GCAGATGAAAACTCGCCCAGGAGAGATACTGATAGACTGCCTTGATTCTATAGAAGACACCAAGGGGAATAATGGAGATCGAG GGAGACTATTGGTAACGAACCTAAGGATCATTTGGCATTCTTTGGCTTTGCCAAGAGTCAATTTGT CTGTTGGTTACAATTCCATCATAAACATCACAACAAGGACAGCGAACTCT AAACTGAGAGGTCAAACTGAAGCCCTCTACATCTTGACCAAGTCCAACAACACTAGATTTGAGTTCATTTTCACAAATGTGGTTCCCGGAAGCCCACGATTATTTACCTCTGTCATTGCTGTACACAG GGCCTATGAGACTTCAAAGATGTACCGAGACCTGAAATTGCGAGGTGCTCTTATTCAAAACAAGCAGCTTAGACTCTTGCCACAAGAGCAAGTTTATGATAAAATTAACGGAGTATGGAATTTATCCAGTGACCAG GGCAATCTTGGAACTTTCTTCATATCCAATGTTCGAATCGTGTGGCATGCCAACATGAATGAGAGCTTCAACGTCAGCATTCCTTATCTACAAATT CGGTCTAtcagaataagagactcaaagtTCGGCTTGGCTTTAGTGATCGAGAGCTCGCAGCAG ACTGGAGGTTATGTGCTTGGCTTTAAGATCGACCCAATAGATAAGCTTCAAGATGCGGTAAAGGAGATCAACTCACTGCATAAGGTGTTCTCTGTTAACCCTATCTTTGGAGTGGATTATGAGATGGAAGAAAAG CCCCAGCCTCTGGACGAGCTCACAGTGGAGCAGCCCTTCGATGATGTGGAGATTGAGCCTGATGAGCAGACTGATGCTTTCACT GCCTACTTTGCTGATGGCAATAAG CAGCAAGACCGGGAGCCGGTGTTCTCTGAGGAGCTGGGCATCGCCATTGAAAAGCTGAAGGAGGGCTTCACACTTCAAGGACTATGGGAAGTTATGGGCTGA
- the klhl41a gene encoding kelch-like protein 41a isoform X2, translated as MDPKGLREDLRLFQSTLLQDGLRELLNENKFIDCVLKVGDRSFPCHRLILAACSPYFCELYFSEDGKELDKKEEVVLENLDPAIVEMIVNYMYSAEIDINDDNVQDIFAVANRFQIPSIFTVCVNYLQKRLSPKNCLAIFRLGLMLNCPRLAVAAREYIADRFENMVKDDEFLELGSHELFAIIGADSLNVEKEEVVFEALMKWIKKDKENRIKTLNEAFECIRFRLLPEKYFKEKVEKDDIIKCNPELLKKIKVIKEASAGKLPEKKKGQEGEEEEEEDSKLPGYLNDNRRHGMYARDMLLMINDSAAVAYDSDENECFLAAIAEQVPRNHVSLVSKKNNVYVLGGLFVDEEDKESPLQCYLYQLDSLASEWVALPPMPSPRCLFAMGEFDNLIFAVAGKDLQSNESHDSVMCYDTDKMKWTDTKKLPLKIHGHSVVSENGLVYCIGGKTDDNKATNKMFAYNHKKSEWKEVASMKAPRAMFGAVIHQGKIVVVGGVNEDGLTAACEAYDFGTNKWSPFTDFPQERSSINLVSCGGLLYTVGGFAMVETEDKECVPKEIIDIWQYEEDKKQWTGMIKEMRYAAGASCVCVRLNAAKMPKL; from the exons ATGGATCCCAAAGGCTTGAGGGAGGATCTTCGCCTGTTTCAAAGCACTTTGCTCCAGGATGGCCTCAGAGAGCTCCTGAACGAGAACAAGTTTATTGACTGTGTTTTAAAGGTGGGAGACAGAAGCTTCCCTTGTCACAGGCTCATTCTGGCGGCATGTAGTCCGTATTTCTGCGAGCTTTACTTCTCAGAAGATGGAAAGGAGCTGGACAAAAAGGAGGAGGTTGTCCTGGAGAACTTGGACCCCGCCATTGTGGAGATGATAGTGAATTACATGTATTCAGCTGAGATTGACATCAATGATGACAACGTGCAGGATATTTTTGCCGTGGCAAACCGCTTCCAGATCCCCTCGATCTTCACCGTTTGTGTGAATTACCTTCAGAAGAGGCTGTCGCCTAAAAACTGCCTCGCCATTTTTAGACTGGGGCTGATGCTCAACTGCCCCAGACTGGCGGTGGCCGCCAGAGAGTACATCGCAGATCGTTTCGAAAACATGGTCAAAGATGATGAATTTTTAGAGCTGGGCTCTCATGAACTCTTTGCTATTATCGGAGCAGACTCTTTGAATGTGGAGAAAGAGGAGGTGGTGTTTGAGGCCCTGATGAAATGGATCAAGAAAGATAAGGAGAACCGCATCAAGACTCTGAATGAGGCCTTTGAGTGCATCCGTTTCCGTCTGCTCCCCGAGAAGTATTTCAAGGAGAAGGTGGAGAAGGATGACATTATCAAGTGTAACCCCGAGCTTCTCAAAAAGATCAAAGTCATCAAGGAGGCCTCTGCTGGGAAGCTCCctgagaagaagaaaggacaggagggtgaagaagaagaagaagaagacagcaaGTTGCCTGGTTATCTGAATGACAACCGTAGGCATGGCATGTATGCCCGGGACATGCTGCTGATGATCAACGACTCGGCCGCGGTGGCTTATGACAGCGATGAGAACGAATGTTTCCTGGCTGCGATAGCCGAGCAGGTCCCCCGCAACCATGTCAGTTTGGTCTCCAAGAAAAACAACGTGTATGTCCTGGGAGGGTTGTTTGTGGATGAAGAGGACAAAGAATCCCCATTGCAGTGTTACTTGTATCAG CTGGATAGCCTTGCTAGTGAATGGGTGGCTCTACCTCCCATGCCCTCCCCAAGATGTCTCTTCGCCATGGGAGAATTTGACAATCTTATTTTTGCTGTAGCGGGCAAAGATTTGCAGTCCAACGAGTCTCACGACTCAGTTATGTGCTATGACACAGA CAAAATGAAGTGGACTGACACCAAAAAGTTACCTCTGAAAATCCACGGCCACAGCGTCGTCTCTGAGAATGGGCTGGTGTATTGTATCGGAGGAAAAACAGATGATAA TAAAGCGACCAATAAGATGTTTGCATACAACCATAAGAAGTCTGAGTGGAAGGAGGTGGCCTCCATGAAAGCACCTAGAGCCATGTTCGGTGCAGTTATCCACCAAGGGAAGATTGTCGTGGTTGGAGGAGTCAATGAAGATGGCCTTACAGCAGCCTGCGAAGCCTATGACTTTGGAACCAACAA GTGGTCCCCCTTCACAGACTTCCCACAGGAGAGGAGCTCCATCAACTTGGTCAGCTGTGGAGGGCTTTTGTACACCGTAGGAGGCTTTGCCATGGTGGAGACGGAGGACAAAGAGTGTGTCCCCAAGGAAATCATTGATATTTGGCA gTACGAAGAGGATAAGAAACAGTGGACCGGGATGATCAAAGAGATGCGCTACGCAGCCGGGGCctcctgtgtgtgcgtgcgtctgaATGCAGCCAAAATGCCCAAATTATAA
- the klhl41a gene encoding kelch-like protein 41a isoform X1, producing MSTATGGDESDVVASLLALPFSRRTLAEQQQVIANGRPTPALELTENRKHLARHFKTDNYRRYPWMTGCKKTNRLYCWRCLLFSADRSSAWTSGGFVALGNLTNSAHCHQESAAHLQATVSLKTFGDAGLDLQLDERRRHQILAHNNAVRQNREILKRLINVVVFLGKRELAFRGRGEGKDSDSRGNYVELLEFLSKYDTPLRCHLDTATVFMGTSSSIQNDLIQSVADVMTEAMRDEVKKTPFVSIMVDETTDIGNAARMSYVLRYAHDGGVKERFFKYDDVSGDKRAEAVAGRVLEFLEGCECAAKVVAQCYDGAAVVASGLNAVQAKIKEKIPQALFVHCYAHSLNLVMSQGTAKIKECKVFFSHLGGLAAFFTKSAIRTKLLDEICQRRAPRVAPTRWNFSSRLVCTVYEWREELLQLFQFIVDHHDDFAEDAVHSADGYITLLTSFEFCFLLSTFNSIFAYADALFGILQDNEFDMQFCLSSIHDFCSTTEREKGNFDAIYEDVVRDIGAPSGCKARRQGQGDVRAVYRQLHTEILDNILTQLRDRFKDHEKLPFLALLDPKKFSTYSENFPNSELESLGGSYGRHFDLPRLKTELTVVYNMSNFEGRSPAELLQFLTQRELSESMQQLHHLACLVVTIPVSASSGERSFSALGRIKTHTRNTTGQDQLGALALLSIEKGLLTELKSKDKLHDAAIAHFIKKDQRMDFIFK from the coding sequence ATGAGCACggctacaggaggagacgagagcgACGTCGTGGCCagcttgttagcgttacccttctcaagacgtACTCTCGCGGAACAGCAACAAGTGATCGcaaatggaaggccaactcccgctcttgaACTAACCGAAAATAGGAAACATTTGGCGAGGCATTTTAAGACCGACAACTACCGACGCTACCCTTGGATGACTGGATGCAAGAAAACGAACCGGCTGTATTGCTGGAGGTGCCTGCTGTTCTCAGCAGACAGATCCTCCGCCTGGACATCCGGGGGATTCGTTGCCCTCGGTAACCTAACGAACTCAGCCCACTGTCACCAGGAGTCTGCCGCGCACCTGCAAGCGACGGTGAGTTTAAAAACGTTCGGGGACGCCGGGCTGGATCTTCAGCTGGACGAGCGGCGTCGCCACCAAATTCTGGCTCACAACAACGCGGTCCGGCAGAACCGAGAAATACTGAAGCGTCTCATCAACGTCGTCGTGTTTCTGGGGAAGCGAGAGCTGGCGTTCAGAGGACGCGGCGAGGGCAAAGACTCCGACAGTAGAGGGAACTACGTGGAGCTGCTGGAGTTCTTGTCTAAATATGACACCCCCCTCCGCTGTCATCTCGACACCGCCACCGTGTTCATGGGCACGTCCAGCAGCATTCAGAACGATCTGATTCAGTCGGTGGCAGATGTGATGACGGAGGCCATGAGAGACGAGGTGAAGAAAACGCCGTTTGTGTCCATCATGGTCGACGAGACAACCGACATCGGCAACGCCGCTCGGATGTCTTACGTCCTGCGTTATGCTCACGACGGCGGTGTGAAGGAGAGGTTCTTCAAGTATGATGACGTCAGCGGGGACAAACGCGCGGAGGCGGTGGCGGGCCGGGTTCTGGAGTTCTTGGAGGGATGCGAATGCGCTGCCAAAGTAGTGGCCCAGTGTTACGATGGAGCCGCAGTCGTGGCCTCTGGCCTGAATGCGGTACAAGCCAAGATTAAAGAAAAAATACCACAAGCTCTTTTCGTCCACTGCTATGCACACTCTCTGAACCTTGTCATGTCGCAAGGCACTGCCAAAATCAAAGAGTGCAAGGTTTTCTTCTCTCATCTCGGCGGCCTGGCAGCCTTTTTCACAAAATCGGCGATACGCACCAAACTGCTGGATGAGATATGCCAGCGACGAGCCCCGAGAGTGGCTCCGACACGGTGGAACTTCTCGTCGCGTCTGGTTTGCACTGTGTACGAGTGGAGGGAGGAACTCCTGCAGCTCTTTCAGTTTATCGTGGACCACCACGACGACTTTGCGGAAGACGCGGTTCATAGCGCAGATGGCTACATAACGCTGCTGACAAGCTTTGAGTTCTGCTTTCTACTCTCCACATTCAACTCGATTTTTGCATACGCCGATGCGCTGTTCGGGATCTTGCAGGATAACGAGTTTGACATGCAGTTTTGTTTGTCCAGCATTCACGACTTTTGCAGCAccacggagagagagaaggggaattTTGACGCCATCTACGAGGACGTCGTGCGTGACATCGGGGCTCCTAGTGGGTGCAAGGCGCGGAGACAAGGTCAAGGAGATGTGCGCGCTGTGTACCGACAGCTGCACACCGAGATCCTGGACAACATTCTCACTCAGCTGAGGGACAGGTTCAAGGACCACGAAAAGCTCCCGTTCCTTGCCCTCCTGGACCCAAAGAAGTTTTCAACATACAGCGAAAACTTCCCCAACTCTGAGCTTGAAAGTCTTGGGGGAAGCTACGGGCGGCACTTTGACCTCCCTAGGCTCAAGACTGAACTGACGGTCGTGTACAACATGTCAAACTTCGAGGGGAGGAGCCCAGCGGAGCTGCTTCAGTTCCTGACACAGAGGGAGCTGAGCGAGAGCATgcagcagcttcatcacctcgCCTGTCTGGTGGTGACCATCCCCGTATCCGCCTCGTCAGGTGAGCGGTCCTTCTCGGCCCTGGGGCGCATCAAgacgcacaccagaaacacaacggGGCAGGATCAGCTGGGAGCTCTGGCGCTGCTGTCCATAGAGAAGGGCCTTCTGACGGAACTGAAGTCCAAGGACAAGCTGCATGAcgctgccattgcccacttcataaagaaggaccaacggatggactttatattcaagtag
- the fastkd1 gene encoding FAST kinase domain-containing protein 1, mitochondrial: protein MFRLRPVASSLRRSLRVGAASRDQVLEQLQVCSGEEQVFELVGKNKAKLTARHVGCATGMLWQFQKERPQMLRTVEHVKNHPEFMTLRVLAENKISLMDDCMLVDVLYEVLRLSVEPHDSLVQQLISEAWLRSDRLPLTSLSKFAICLHDQNLHHSPLMGHITNILAQKLSSIDDVRILSALMISVSSLVSPRLRDALISKVDQLLDTMDPAKYNNARRVVQFLRNIKCHHRPLLEKCNQIILQSVPNLDAEHIGIIAGLYQSLQFNNCDFRLAVKHRLIELIELSTDPSSFTKVFVVLGPMANAEIRERLENTALLLAEELSAQQALAIVEALEEIQCRNLNLINKIASVTQKYLYVYKAMDVARIAQALFLLRYQNPEHFTKLKSILMKFLMNSVFPYEVTMLTRVLSMLPCPQLHNDMISRVDAVLTQCSLNDLNTFALSIAKWIRNDPSKSHNAPSKYVRLLQTLNRCGHERLHTADRLDLVLEELKFVSGEWFEEMLLEECMLTLQRTMDQITWANVHDVSLLLTRANHLCTPLMDRIAHVTVKDIDKIYFSATYATLLPFAILNYDPPSADDFFEVCIQRFTPHIGSFDPHLLVLLAYALAVADYFPEELVREIFNINFLGKLDAQLETLPYVLNMRIRRRLMELNRAICLECPEFQVPWFHQRYCQELQKNGSGSVSPVQQQIHKMLGEVLGDINCVRVAVLTPYSYTVDFECVLDRHHHPVAYSEPSMLQISGSGKLHWGANSPQEIMNELPPGAQRIAVEFLDSKLFCKNSHHIKGEPLMKKRHLEILGYHVVQIPHFEWNSMELSTQDAWKEYLKKKIFTQLSS from the exons ATGTTCCGGCTTCGTCCGGTCGCCTCCAGCCTGCGCAGGTCTCTGCGTGTGGGAGCGGCGAGCAGGGACCAGGTCCTGGAGCAGCTGCAGGTGTGCTCTGGCGAGGAGCAAGTGTTTGAGTTGGTGGGCAAGAACAAGGCAAAGCTCACGGCTCGCCATGTCGGCTGTGCCACAGGTATGTTGTGGCAGTTCCAGAAAGAGAGGCCTCAGATGCTCAGGACGGTCGAGCATGTCAAGAACCACCCGGAGTTCATGACCCTGCGAGTTTTAGCGGAGAACAAAATTTCACTCATGGATGACTGCATGTTGGTAGACGTGCTGTATGAAGTCCTCAG GCTCTCTGTGGAGCCTCACGACTCCCTTGTTCAGCAGTTAATTTCAGAGGCATGGctcagatcagacag ACTTCCCTTGACATCCCTCTCCAAGTTCGCCATTTGTCTCCATGATCAAAATCTGCATCACAGTCCTCTGATGGGCCACATCACTAACATTTTGGCACAAAAGTTGTCCTCTATTGATGATGTGAG gatcctttctgcactgatgaTAAGCGTGTCATCTTTGGTGTCTCCTCGTCTGAGGGACGCACTCATCAGCAAGGTAGACCAACTTCTGGACACCATGGATCCTGCAAAATACAACAACGCGCGGCGAGTGGTGCAGTTTTTGCGAAACATCAAGTGCCACCACCGGCCTCTGCTGGAGAAGTGCAACCAGATTATCTTGCAAAGTGTTCCCAATCTGGATGCAGAGCACATCGGGATTATCGCGGGACTTTACCAGTCACTGCAGTTCAACAACTGTGACTTCAGGCTGGCTGTTAAACACAGGCTCATAGAACTGATTGAGTTAAGCACCGATCCGTCCTCCTTCACTAAAGTGTTTGTTGTTTTGGGTCCTATGGCCAATGCAGAAATTAGAGAAAG GTTGGAGAATACAGCTCTCCTGCTGGCGGAGGAACTCAGTGCGCAGCAGGCCCTGGCAATTGTTGAAGCACTTGAAGAGATTCAGTGCAGGAACCTCAACCTGATCAATAA GATCGCATCAGTAACCCAAAAGTACCTTTATGTATACAAGGCAATGGATGTGGCCCGAATTGCTCAAGCCCTTTTTCTGCTGCGCTACCAGAACCCTGAACATTTCACAAAATTGAAGAGCATTCTGATGAA ATTCTTAATGAACAGTGTCTTCCCCTATGAAGTGACCATGTTGACCCGTGTTCTGTCCATGCTGCCTTGCCCACAACTCCACAATGACATGATCTCACGGGTGGATGCAGTGCTGACCCAGTGTAGTCTCAACGACCTCAACACCTTCGCCTTGTCTATTGCCAAGTGGATCCGCAATGACCCTTCCAAGAGCCACAACGCCCCCAGCAAGTACGTACGTCTGCTGCAGACTCTGAACCGCTGCGGGCACGAGAGGTTGCACACGGCTGACCGGCTGGACTTGGTGCTTGAAGAACTCAAGTTCGTGTCAGGGGAGTGGTTTGAGGAGATGCTGCTGGAAGAGTGCATGCTGACACTGCAGAGGACGATGGACCAGATAACCTGGGCTAACGTGCATGACGTTTCCCTCCTCCTAACCAGGGCAAACCATCTGTGCACTCCTCTTATGGACCGTATAGCTCATGTTACTGtgaaagacattgacaag ATTTACTTCTCAGCAACATATGCTACTTTGCTTCCCTTTGCCATACTGAATTACGATCCTCCGAGCGCAGACGATTTTTTTGAAGTTTGCATACAGCGTTTTACACCTCATATCG GTTCCTTTGACCCACATCTACTGGTTCTCCTTGCCTATGCCTTGGCAGTTGCGGACTATTTTCCTGAGGAACTAGTTCGAGAAATTTTTAATATAAATTTTCTTGGCAAGCTGGATGCCCAGTTAGAAA CCCTCCCTTATGTCCTCAACATGCGGATTCGCCGCCGCCTGATGGAGCTGAATCGCGCCATCTGTCTCGAGTGCCCCGAGTTTCAGGTTCCCTGGTTTCATCAACGCTACTGCCAGGAGTTGCAGAAGAACG GGAGTGGCTCTGTCAGTCCTGTTCAACAGCAGATACACAAAATGCTGGGTGAAGTCCTTGGTGACATCAACTGTGTCCGTGTAGCAGTCCTCACCCCCTATTCCTACACAGTAG ACTTTGAATGTGTGCTGGACAGACACCATCACCCGGTCGCCTACAGCGAGCCAAGCATGCTGCAAATCTCTGGCAGTGGAAAGCTTCACTGGGGGGCCAATTCACCGCAAGAAATCATGAATGAGCTGCCTCCTGGAGCGCAACG TATTGCTGTGGAATTCCTGGATTCAAAGTTGTTTTGCAAAAACTCGCATCATATCAAGGGTGAACCACTGATGAAAAAGAGACACCTTGAAATCCTGGGGTATCATGTTGTTCAG ATCCCTCATTTTGAATGGAACTCCATGGAGCTCTCAACGCAGGATGCTTGGAAGGAATATCTTAAGAAGAAAATATTCACACAGTTGTCTTCTTGA